The stretch of DNA tttgaaataaaataggacaaaaatcgaaactttaaattaaagacatcctaaaaaaatattactcatgagatcataataaaaatcatagctttataattaagtacacataaacaacacacaaataataactttacatcaaatatatgacatcaaacatattactcatgttataataataaaaatcgaaatttataattaagtttatcaaagcaaacatattactcataaaaataaaatattatagttaaattctttaaggcaattaaaaatcaatatttttcttttaagacaacaagttttatatcaatatcttacaaactattaatttaatatatagcctaacattgcatggggaaaagcccttaccttaggcgctttctttcttaacacctctaaatttgcacgagaaatagttcatgaggcagtaatgaattcaacaccgatagatatttgaatttacgactcagaaaattattttgagagtgtacgaatgataaataggtgtgacaacaagatgtttaatggaaatgtatgaacatataagctatttacgttgcactattaccattgatttcttgtctaaaattgaagtgcatttaattccaacattatactaccaataattactatttctttaattttattaggtgttacaaagccaattgaaatcatgtgtatttatatgtatgagttaatttggattaactaatagagttcaccatatattgaagggtgtcacacactaattttaattaaataaataaattagagattgtcccattacccttttaatttttttatctaatagttacgaaaccaaaaatttcataaaattatttttgtagacaattataataaaattataattttagtttaaaaaagatgaatgcatgagatacaaaaaggacaatagtctttttgtgtcctctcttaattgcacaaaaaaacttataattaaatttataatcttcctttaaaaaataaattaaaggtgtttaaaatgaattaatgcacattatgccaagaaaacaccatgaattgtcataaaatcttgtcataaagtagagtaaaagaatgagtcaagtcactaatttttgtttttataggatcaatcaaaaatattttcaaaacacttatacataaagtttggtttcactaactctataatatctcctaaaatgaatacttttTTGGTCGCAAAtgaaactaacaaacaatataacttatataaattctaatttaattaaataattcaactaatattttatcaagtaaaataaatcaagcaagacaagaataccactcacacataacaaaataaaacaaaaatatctaacacatcaatttcatgattatcgaaactaatcaaataaaaaaatgtccatttatgaaataatgacatcgtaaatagtccccatgtaattgtcacgtcaaaataattaaataaaaatgaagattttaattatttaggtagaatagagtgtgataaaatttaatttaatttatttacacatagaataattattactttaataatagcaattactaaaaagatacatatataatatatgtgaaaattttggggtgttacaaaaggTTAAAGTTATTGTTGGTGTTGTTTCAAAATCTCATAATTATGTTCCTTTTTGGAAAGATAACCTTTTAagacataatctcgatgttatgcatatggaaaaaatcaattttactaatatatgtAACATTGTGATGAATGTTAAAGGAAAGACTAAATACAAAATCAAAGTTCAGAAATATGTAGCTCTTTATTGCAGACAAAATCATTTGTTGTTAGTGGAACAATCGAACAGTAAAACCTTAAAACCACCAGCAAGATAAGTTGTAGGTGGATAAAACAGGTAAAGGTGAGATGgttattcttttaatttggCAAAATAAGTTGATATAGAAACTAGAAGgatgaatggaatgaaaattCATGAAAGTCGTAGATTTATGGGATGTTTACttctaattatatttagttCTCTGCCTATACATATATTACATTCACTTGTTGAAGTCAgtcgattttttaaaatttgtgttcttAAATATTGAGCGAGGATAATCTaatcaaaatgaaaaatgatatgTCGTTGATGCTGTGCGAGTTGGAGAGAATACTCCccgttgaattttttttgattcTATGGAGCATCTCCATGAACATCATGCATACAAAGTCAAATTTGGAGGACATATTCAATACAAATGGATGTATCATTTTAAAAGGTATAAATCTATAtacaaatgaattaaatatacattttaatatattcatgtGAGAAGTATAATCTCTATTTCTGCAATTAATATAGGTTCACTCATTATTCAAACGATCTGTGAAAAATAAGACCAGAGTTGAAGGATCAATATGTCAATCTTACTTACACTGTAAAACAACTCATTTTTGTTCATATTATTTTACTGACACAATTTCACCAATTAATAGTAGAAATGAAATTAAGTTTGCATCTAAAAGATAATTATTAGCCTTATCAGTATTTGGTGTTCCTGATCGTCATCATGGTAGAGTGTCCACTTATTGGTCAAATAAGAAATAATCTAATTCAACACATGTTCATGTGTTAATTAGTTGCACTAAAGTTCAACCTTACTTAGGGTGAATTTAATTTGttgagttattttttaatttaatatatttatatatagtttaataattatatattaaaacaaacacTTGTTTATTATATTAGggaatttttaagttttagaaAATACGTGAAAAACAAGCTTCTTCccaaatatatttcaatttctaCAATGGTTTAAACAACGAGTTTCTCTCATGCCTCTAACTCCTTTAAACAAACACTTGATCAtcttggaaccaagttgattttacatttagagttttgatgttaacaaaaatattttataacaataatatatttgacttcaaagagtatgaaagaagattcatgtttttgaagaaaatctaaaataagatttgatttaaatttataattgaagaaaatctaaaataagattttatttaaatttataattgaagaaaatctaaaataagattttattcaaatttataattgatgaaaatataaaataagatttgattcatatttataatattttgaccgagttgaaaagaagatatagtcaagatttgaagaatgtttgaagaagatttgatcaacatttaatgaagatttgatcaagatttatccacaacaaaatatgaacataatcaatttgaagaatttacaaacgcaatctgaacaaaaataaaacagaatcaATCTCAAgagtttacaaactcaatctaaacaaaatagaaacataatcaatttgaagaatttacaaactcaatatgaacaaaatacaatttataattaaataagtacTAAACTGAAGCctaaattttcactataaatacaCACTCAAGACTGAAGGAGAAAAGCATCGAAAAGCATAAAAGAGTAGAATAATTCATGCtcaaagtttttttatttcatcttagagttcaaagagagaaacacttgttcaagttagaaatatttttttagtgttctttttttagaatgtgaaagttattattatcagcttcgTTAGAAGCAAGTACTATaattccaatcttttgtatccaacccgatagtggtttagttccttctttaatatggggttgtcaagttgttagaagaagacttggcttgtagggtcaaggtggttagttacTCAAAAGTCTAGGGTTTTCAGACTATTTGGaaagactggcttggagggttaggtgctttgtaattcaaggtatttgaactagtggattaaagccttttgAATTAAGAGACTGGACGTAGCCAAATAAGTGTGAACCCGaataaatatatgtgtcaaattatttatgctttcatttttTAGTGCTTCTGAATatgattgcttcttatctaagtaattcataaaaaccaaccaaccttcatcaaattagcacaaagttatcaactttatcaaacacaattcaatcccCTTTCTCGTGTTTATACCTTCAGATGAACCTATCAAATTACCCTAATTCATCATTCAAATCATGACACGCTTACTATGTCAATGAATATAAATTGCATACTCATTCGTGGACTGAAGGGCGAGAAATAATAAACAGTGGAGTGTGCATGAACGGCTTCACTGAAAACAATGAATGTAATTTTTACGGCGTGATTcaacacatttataaaatatgttaCACTACTTTATATTGTCCTAAAAAACGTAGTGTTAATTTATTGTAATTGGTTCGATCTGTGTACGTGGAAAGTTGAGCATGAACTATATGTGATTgatgtttttaataaaagatgTGATGAGCACCTCTCTCATTTGCAACGAGATATGTGCAACAACATGAAATGTCTCAAATAGATTAGATAGTCAATTTGGAAAATGTTGTGTGAATATTGGCaatcaaatgaatttaaacaaatatatgagagagaaaataaaaacatagcATCAGAGAGCTGCAAATAGGGATGTGAATATGTTAGGTTGTCCGTTAGGGGCATATGGTCTCGTCtgatctatttaataaaaaagtaaggctcgagctatttttaaagcctatttatttaaataggttagcctcatgcttataaaaaaaacatattacgcCTGACAAGttggcctatatatatttttattatttattaattattatgttcTATTTTAAAACTTATCAATTAGGtcatcactcagtagtcattacATATTCATTAGTCGATCCATATTCTTCCCGTTCTTTTCAAGTTGAATCgatcatattattatataattattatattatgtaaaagttaaatatttactacttcaaaatcttttttttttctttttttttttcctttaataaagtTAGCCTATGTAAAACCTCTTAAAAATCGTCTAGAAACTCCATTgaagttgttataattttaggttttataaataaaaataaatcttaaatcaAAACAGTATATGccaatttgtaaaaaaaaatagtataaaaaaatgcataaaatatGTCCAGTCCCTTTAGAAGTGTTTCagagttgataataatattaattatattaatactgAATATGTTTcagtttgtttgagaggatttgctttagaggtaataatttgtgcgtttgtttcaggataaaatatattctttgaaatcaaaaatcaatttttagggtttaaaaggtgtttgtttcatttttttttaaatcattttgttagaaaaatcattttttatttaatatatatatatatatatatatatatatatattggtatgtggagagcatcatgTGGTATGGGTAGAGCATCATGTAAATTGGTATGGATAAAACATCATGTAGTTTGATATGAGTATAGGGACTAATTATGAAttcgttttatttttttgttttattataaggTTGTTGCATTGCAGACTTGctagttattatttattagatttgattataattttattagtttttcttgTATATAAATGTCTAGTTTAgcctattttaaaaaatgtaaattataacatttaaatgtattaatgtgaataagacttttaaatagacttttagGTCATGTAGACTTTTAAAAACGTCAGGTCAGGCtggaaaaaaaagcctatgatagacCGTAGGTCAGGCTTAGccctaaaaaattaaaaaattaataggtTAAGGCCTTTTAAAATCTAACATGATCTGACTTATTATGAATATCAGTCCACGATTACGAGGTTATCATTGTAACCCATAAAAAAAGGTACATAAGATTTTATTTCTAATCGTGTCAAGAATGCTAATGTAgatattgtttttcaaaattgatttatatatgtaattaatttttatttttagtataatattatctttaattaatttgcttagctttaaattattttttatatacacaACAATCTTTTAACCAAAGCTATGGATGAAGTTCGTACAAGACAAGCAAATCTTTCTCATCAAAATTGACCTGATTTATAGGATATGAGAGCTATTAATTGCACCAAGTGGATTAAGACGATTGGAGGGAAAAATATAAGTCGGGTGAACAATACTGAAGTCCTATTGTTACATTGAAAAAAGGATCATCAAGATCGTAGGTTGAGACGTATTCATTTAGCTACAACGGTACTGATCAATCATACAATGATGCAATTCAGACTAAAATTGATAAGATTAAACAAGAGATGGAGCAGAAACATCTGAAAAGTCAACGATTGATACATGAGAAATCAATGTAACTTtaaattcattctttaatattgttagaagataactattttaattatgggTAGTTAGTAAATATATgtcttttttttacataaaaacagaaaattaaatttgtttaaagttttgatgCTTAGATCCATAATTATGCTAGAGTCGcatattatattatcaaagtTTTGGGATTGGACTATTGGATGGATATATGTATTTGATTACTCTTATTCcttaaattaacttttaaaaatgagATGCAAACtcatttaattttctattaGAGTATATAAGGTCTTTCGGTTGTAGGATATAGATATATATGATTGAACACTCTCATCTTTAAagctaatttattattattattattattattattattattattattattattattattattattaaatttggaGATAACTTTTGAAAGTGATATTTAATTCCATTAATTAAACACTAGAGACCtacattatttaaataatattctatatatttatgttttgttGCGGTGGTTATCTTGATTTCAGCTAGCATTTTGGTGGTTCCAGCTCCATAAGCTGTTCCTAATATTTAGTCATGGTTTCATATATTACATTTTTTGATGAATGAATACCCTTGGAATCTCGTCGTCTCTAAGCTTGTTGCAATATCTTGAGCTCTCGCCAAATTTGCCATAAATGATATACTCACCAAAGCATTCCATATTTTAGAGGAAGGCATCCCAATTAGGTTGGCACCCCTAATCCTTAATCATCATCTGCAACACCTCAAAAATTCATGAAAGGAAAAGACTTGGGGGGACTGGACCAATACCCAAGGAAACAAGATGAGCAACTGCCTCGTTAAAAACCTTATCAAGAAAACCAAATGGACAAAACCATAATGAAGGGAAAAAGAGTACAGTGCAAAAAACTACAATAGACGGCCAATTCAATTAGATGTTTGTCATCTTGTTGCATTCTTTCTTCTTTGGTAAATGTCGGTTCAACTTCAATCCAGAATCAATATATGGCAATTTATCCATGAAAGTATGATGTTGTTCGGAATTTTATTCAAACTAACACGAAAAAGTTGTGTTTTTCGTGATATTTGCACTAAAAaacaagaaagaaagaaattgtGTTACTTTGAgttatattaaaacaaattgacattaataattctttgaaagcGAAACATAACAAGAATAGATCCAAGCTGGTGAAGATAAcaacattcaatttaatttagttgtaagttaaaaactaaaaacagtTTACAACAACTTACTCATTCAAAACttcattaaagttatttttGATTTGCAAGTAAAGATCCATGTtatcctaaaaaaaaaaaggaaaggacaaaaaatgttaaattaaataaactatatcattttcatatataattgatttaattaaatcaGTTGAGGTGAGATAAAAGAGAATTTAcatttacatattttaaatttggattATCCAAAGAAGCAAGATTTGATTCGACCAAATCCAAGGCTTGTTGAATTTTCTCCGATTGAACTCCTGTGGTATCATCAATGGCTGCAAAAAGCAAAATGCAAAAGTTCAATACAAGAGATAAATGATGTATGCAAGCATCAAATGATTTAAATTTGTGAAAGGAACCAACCTTTGAAAGAGATGCCATCATCATTGTCCATCCTTACATCTTCTGGAGGATGAATTGAGAGAATGTTCGGTTGATCAGCCGAGTCAAGCGACTGCATTGAAATATGAACAACGTTTTCCTAGAGAGAAAAAATCCCTAAACATATAAGCCATAGTGgacaaaaatataaacataaaaaataaaataaaaagaattttgcAGTATTACACAAATTCAAATATGTTGTATGGTcgcattttttatttgaatagtTCGATATTAGAAGTTAATTTAGctaaagaaaaaggaaatattttaacAATGGAATAATAAAGAAAGTATATATTATAGCTTACATGCATCCATTTGAGTCGAAGTACTATATCGCGTATTGTCTTAGTTGGTATCTTCTTTGCTATCTTTGCAAACAGTGTTGGTATCTTCTTTACTATCTTTGCATACAGTGTTGTGCCACAATACGATGATGCAAACCTTCAACCATAAATAaatgacttaattattttttggtaattaatttttatcattccTTATCTTTTACTATAATATTAAACTTggttatataattattactcaaaagtataatataattacttgaattaacaaaaataaaaaagaagttggTAAAGAAGAAGAACTAACTTAACGAGTGCTTTTTGAAGAGCGAGTTGTTCTTGAACAGTCCAATCCAAAGATATTCCAGGATTATGATTCAATCCAACAACGTTAGCGTAGTTCACGGTGTGCCGTGGGTGACTGCGACACTTCTTGGGAGCTTCAACGCCGTTGTGAGGTGGTGGACGGTTCTCCTTTGGAACGGAATCGGCGACGTTGTTGTTGTGAGGTGGTGGATGAGGCCTCCTGATCTGCTTCATTTCAGAATTCATTATGGCCGATGAATCAAAACTCAAAGAGAAATGAGTGAGAGAGTGAGtgaatgattttgtttttagaaCACAAAAACTGGTTTAAATAAGAATAGGAACTAACTACGGTCAAATCAAAGTATGTCGTTGTATGTATTTTGGCAGATTTGGACGCTACCACGGAAAACCCGTGAGCAGTTAAGAATTATCCGCGATCTACGACACGCGTTCAGAGATAATTGGCTTTGGAAAATTATTACCCACGGAAGTGTCTTGAGTAATGTTTACTCTCGTAGGTAAAGTTGCCCATAATGCTTCCGTGGGTAAtgttaaactaaaaattatggAGAGAGAGATAGCAAGTGAGAGAGAGATAGCAAGTGAGAGAGAGAACGAAAACGAACTTGAGACGAAGTTGCCACGTCGAAGTCGAGTCGGGAAGGTTCAATCTGTGGCATGGTTGAAGAAGGTTTGTTAGTTTGTAGAGAGAATGGTTGAAGGGGATATTTTGGAGGACTGTTGAGTGTTTGAGTCACAAAATCtgttttcctttccttttttttctctcaaccTGTAAAGGTGGTTATGtccaaaaaaacaaatagaaaTAATACGGACAATCTCTAGTAAAATCGAAACTATAaaccaaaaaatttataattttttttaactttaccCACAATTTTAGTCTCTCTTTCATTCCTTGCAAATTTTGTATAAATAGTTTAATTGTACCCTCATAACTATCAAATATGATCACAGGACAAAacacaactaataaaaaaaaaataagaatatattatttttagttttttatttttaaccaaaaattaatttttttaacaaaataattttaaaaaattctaaaataaaaaataatttttattttgaaaattagatttttctattaaaaaatttaaaacaaaatattcaatatCTCACAATTATATCTATCGATTTCAcacatttttaactaaataattggAGAATAAGAAGGTAATGTCCAAATGtagtaatgatgataataaataaaagataatgaatgttcaaatagattttaaatgatgatgataataatataattagttagtgtataaatactttttaagtcaaaaataaaaatatgttttacatcattaattaaacataatttttagattgttaaataattgattttaatcttAGTCACTTTTAATGTTTCAAAAATGAGTGGTTGTTAAATGTTGGTCTACATTGTGGTAACGtttaatcaataaatattttatttttatatatttaatatgatattagtaactttaaattaaaataagctatattataaaaactattaaatataatattctaatttttttttaatcaattttcatGTAATcaagttttaaatatataattgagtaaaataaataaatatatataatacaatccaaggaaaaatattatgaataaaataaatacaaaagaaTGTACAAAAATTACATGATACAAGAATAGTAAAATATTagaaataacataaaatagtAGACAACTTGGTTGACGTGGATATTAATATATACATCATTTTACTTAAAATTCTTCAACCTCTATGTAActtgataataaaatatttgagacTTATCaccttaaaattatatttttttttcaaacgaTTATGCAAGTTAATGCACTTTAGAAATGTGATTTAGTGTTTTCGTTGActtaaatatgaattaaaatgacaactaaaaaaatataagataagatatatcaaatagattttcaatgatgatgatgataatataaTTAGTTAGTGGGTAAATACTTTTTACAtccctattaaaaaaaatacgtttttaatcacaaattaaaataattgttagaTTGTTAAATAATTGactttaattttacttatttttttaatgttttaaaaatgagtggttgttaaatatttatgttatacaTTGTGGTAATTTTTTTAGCttattaatcaataaatattttattttatatatttaatttgatattagtaactttaaatttaactaaactatattataaaaact from Cicer arietinum cultivar CDC Frontier isolate Library 1 chromosome 3, Cicar.CDCFrontier_v2.0, whole genome shotgun sequence encodes:
- the LOC113785848 gene encoding uncharacterized protein isoform X2, translated to MPQIEPSRLDFDVATSSQIRRPHPPPHNNNVADSVPKENRPPPHNGVEAPKKCRSHPRHTVNYANVVGLNHNPGISLDWTVQEQLALQKALVKFASSYCGTTLYAKIVKKIPTLFAKIAKKIPTKTIRDIVLRLKWMHENVVHISMQSLDSADQPNILSIHPPEDVRMDNDDGISFKAIDDTTGVQSEKIQQALDLVESNLASLDNPNLKYDNMDLYLQIKNNFNEVLNDANITKNTTFSC
- the LOC113785848 gene encoding uncharacterized protein isoform X1; this encodes MPQIEPSRLDFDVATSSQIRRPHPPPHNNNVADSVPKENRPPPHNGVEAPKKCRSHPRHTVNYANVVGLNHNPGISLDWTVQEQLALQKALVKFASSYCGTTLYAKIVKKIPTLFAKIAKKIPTKTIRDIVLRLKWMHENVVHISMQSLDSADQPNILSIHPPEDVRMDNDDGISFKAIDDTTGVQSEKIQQALDLVESNLASLDNPNLKYVNDNMDLYLQIKNNFNEVLNDANITKNTTFSC